The proteins below are encoded in one region of Natronococcus sp. CG52:
- a CDS encoding glycosyltransferase family 2 protein: protein MSDQRRNAWKTERRHERHGETVAGVVMTATDESLEEINRIHRAKGQGYDVLVALSIDRSPELARVARTIGAQVVDLDCDIRLADDALRELLAFVAGQKGYSQIVFPDYDGTLSESIDCTDAITLPNATTIEQNRSVEESSEEIIAIPAYNEAGEIATVVEEASAYADRVLVIDDGSDDETASRAREVGATVIEHDYNQGYGAAIKTAFGEAARRGATSLVTIDGDGQHDPSDIPALREVLETRNVDVVIGSRFVYGANTDISLVRRFGVWAVNLLTNVSLGYVRPRDRITDTQSGFRAYSGRAIRSLSEDHNLETQMGASTDILYHARKFGYDIEEVATTISYNVENPSSQNAFTHGTTLVANIAKTAMYQHPLLSLGAPGFVSVLVGLWFGILLVSNYLEMETTWTTVLLFAAVCSWFGLVAALTAALIVVLKIHGDPVE, encoded by the coding sequence ATGAGTGACCAACGCCGGAACGCGTGGAAAACGGAACGCCGACATGAACGCCACGGCGAGACGGTAGCTGGTGTCGTCATGACGGCAACGGACGAGTCGCTCGAAGAGATCAATCGTATACACCGCGCGAAAGGGCAGGGATACGACGTTCTCGTCGCGCTCTCGATCGATCGATCTCCAGAACTGGCGAGAGTCGCTCGAACTATCGGTGCACAGGTGGTCGACCTGGATTGCGATATTCGACTCGCCGATGACGCGCTCCGGGAGTTGCTCGCGTTCGTTGCCGGACAGAAAGGATACTCACAAATCGTATTTCCCGATTACGATGGCACGCTCAGCGAGTCGATCGATTGTACCGACGCGATTACCTTGCCGAACGCCACGACGATCGAACAAAACCGATCGGTTGAGGAGTCGTCGGAAGAAATCATCGCCATCCCTGCTTACAACGAAGCAGGAGAGATCGCAACAGTCGTCGAAGAGGCAAGCGCCTACGCCGACCGTGTACTCGTGATCGACGACGGAAGCGACGACGAAACGGCGTCTCGAGCACGCGAGGTCGGCGCAACGGTCATCGAACACGATTACAACCAGGGATACGGGGCAGCGATCAAGACGGCATTCGGCGAGGCGGCTCGTCGCGGAGCGACCTCTCTCGTTACGATCGACGGCGACGGACAGCACGATCCGTCGGATATTCCGGCGTTGCGGGAGGTACTTGAAACCCGTAACGTAGACGTCGTAATCGGTAGTCGGTTTGTCTATGGAGCGAACACGGACATCTCACTGGTTCGTCGGTTCGGTGTCTGGGCGGTTAACCTCTTGACGAACGTGAGTCTCGGCTACGTTCGACCGCGCGATCGCATCACGGACACACAGAGCGGATTTCGAGCTTACAGCGGCCGAGCGATCCGTTCGCTCAGTGAGGATCATAACCTCGAGACCCAGATGGGCGCGAGTACCGATATTCTTTATCACGCACGGAAGTTCGGCTACGATATCGAAGAGGTCGCCACCACTATCTCCTACAATGTGGAGAACCCGAGCAGCCAGAACGCGTTTACCCACGGCACGACACTCGTCGCGAACATTGCGAAAACGGCGATGTACCAGCACCCACTTCTTAGCCTCGGTGCACCGGGGTTCGTGAGTGTGCTGGTCGGACTCTGGTTCGGGATCTTGCTCGTATCGAATTATCTCGAGATGGAGACGACGTGGACGACGGTGCTGCTTTTCGCGGCGGTCTGTAGTTGGTTCGGTCTTGTTGCCGCTCTCACGGCCGCGCTCATCGTCGTGCTCAAGATACACGGTGATCCGGTAGAATGA
- a CDS encoding formyltransferase family protein encodes MTLDTEDPVRVCVLFDGETTTEWAARAIERMVAETNAEIVLAVVDDRSDSSAIDLLRRVPEKPHWARIIGGRAVLDAVLGAPAYRRDRPIDEIEGLENVPRIYCVPEPVDAFGVTLPDDVVERIGEQSDLVFRRGFGIIKGDVLTATKYGVLSYHHDDPTEYRGGPPGFWEYMHGRETAGLMLQQLTEDLDGGRIVVYDEIDVSDAKTWREVHRRLCIHSIGFLTTAVERLQNESFEPEPIDPLGPIYTAPDWREYVRYQYKNNVGRATLIARQILGG; translated from the coding sequence ATGACGCTCGACACGGAAGATCCGGTACGCGTTTGTGTCCTGTTCGACGGCGAGACGACGACCGAGTGGGCTGCCCGGGCTATCGAGCGAATGGTCGCCGAGACGAACGCGGAAATCGTGCTCGCGGTCGTCGACGACCGGTCCGACAGTTCAGCGATCGACCTCCTTCGACGCGTTCCCGAGAAGCCACACTGGGCTCGCATTATCGGCGGACGCGCGGTCCTCGACGCAGTCCTGGGAGCGCCGGCGTACCGACGCGACCGACCGATAGACGAGATCGAAGGACTGGAAAACGTTCCTCGGATCTACTGCGTCCCTGAACCGGTCGACGCGTTCGGCGTCACGTTGCCGGACGACGTCGTCGAGCGGATCGGCGAGCAGTCCGATCTCGTCTTCCGGCGCGGGTTCGGAATCATCAAGGGTGACGTTCTCACTGCGACGAAGTACGGCGTGCTGAGCTACCACCACGACGATCCGACCGAGTATCGCGGTGGTCCTCCGGGGTTCTGGGAGTACATGCACGGGCGGGAGACGGCCGGGCTGATGTTACAACAGTTGACCGAGGATCTGGACGGGGGACGGATCGTCGTCTACGACGAGATCGACGTGAGCGACGCGAAAACGTGGCGCGAGGTGCACCGGCGGCTCTGTATCCACTCGATCGGATTCCTGACGACCGCGGTCGAACGACTGCAAAACGAGTCGTTCGAACCGGAACCGATCGATCCGCTCGGCCCGATCTACACCGCCCCCGACTGGCGGGAATACGTCCGGTACCAGTACAAAAACAACGTCGGCCGAGCGACGTTGATCGCGAGACAGATCCTCGGCGGCTGA
- a CDS encoding DUF2206 domain-containing protein produces MLGTLPTLAVVAAHVWTVYQRNVLMYVLVIAIGITVVSYRFLPRRRYPLVIGSIALSTFLHRNLASSSLVGADVQLHYYLAANYHETGYWNIELARENASVPLVTVAPAVFSTVMGVDLTFAFTVVYSFFVALLPVAIYYLVRDPLGAAPAYFGSLFFLFYHGTFYFTPGKEHVSELFVVLMLLALLSDRSGPRATLFALLFGLGMVMSHYATSFIFIVALASCAVLIRLAPGIDHRAVGRTITLPFVGTLFAITIGWYWVISPALIDTLAMLPGSMAEQLSHLIALEFEYLSGGTGAGMVQQQQTTLQRLMTYLYASIVALAGVGLATRAYAELWAESSSVAASSLVGLAIPLYGILGISAVAIHDLDADRVLQITMLALAPFAVIGYRDLYSRTSGIQQTVEWLPLVALLLTVFVINVGAAPQLVGEPTDFTFDDEVSDFAYTDDEIEGIEWLEQRESIDRTDGAGDDSIDVYTDTRTNQLFRAVVPPDYYEIEIHPLPTSTNSDHSLDDGYIVIRERAVNDDGTIGELTERERERIAEDESTEKVFDNGEMQIYEYRSDPPPDR; encoded by the coding sequence TTGCTCGGCACACTCCCGACACTTGCCGTCGTCGCCGCTCACGTGTGGACCGTCTATCAGCGGAACGTGCTCATGTACGTGCTCGTGATCGCGATCGGGATTACCGTCGTTTCTTACCGGTTCCTTCCGCGTCGCCGCTATCCTCTCGTAATCGGATCGATCGCCCTCTCGACGTTTCTTCACCGAAATCTGGCCTCCTCGTCGCTGGTCGGGGCCGACGTCCAGTTACACTATTATCTCGCAGCGAATTATCATGAGACGGGCTACTGGAACATCGAACTGGCGAGAGAGAACGCGTCGGTCCCGCTCGTCACCGTGGCGCCGGCTGTCTTTTCGACCGTCATGGGGGTCGACCTCACGTTTGCGTTCACGGTCGTCTATTCGTTCTTCGTCGCGTTGCTACCCGTGGCGATCTACTATCTCGTCCGCGACCCCCTCGGAGCGGCCCCGGCGTACTTCGGCAGTCTCTTCTTTCTGTTTTATCACGGTACGTTTTATTTCACTCCCGGCAAGGAGCACGTCTCCGAACTGTTCGTCGTTCTCATGCTACTCGCGCTACTGAGCGATCGTTCGGGGCCTCGAGCGACGCTTTTCGCGCTCCTGTTCGGCCTCGGGATGGTCATGTCACACTATGCGACGTCATTTATTTTCATCGTCGCATTGGCCAGCTGTGCGGTACTGATTCGACTGGCACCGGGCATCGATCATCGTGCGGTCGGCAGGACGATCACCCTCCCGTTCGTGGGGACGCTGTTCGCGATCACGATCGGGTGGTACTGGGTTATCTCCCCTGCACTGATAGATACGCTGGCAATGCTACCGGGATCGATGGCTGAACAACTCTCGCATCTCATCGCGCTCGAGTTCGAATATCTCTCCGGGGGCACCGGCGCTGGCATGGTTCAACAGCAACAGACCACCCTCCAGCGACTGATGACGTACCTCTATGCCAGCATAGTCGCTCTTGCCGGAGTCGGACTGGCGACTCGAGCCTATGCGGAGTTGTGGGCCGAATCGTCCTCGGTTGCGGCCAGTTCGCTCGTCGGTCTTGCAATCCCCCTGTACGGTATCCTCGGAATCTCGGCCGTCGCAATCCACGATCTGGACGCCGATCGGGTGCTCCAGATCACGATGCTCGCTTTGGCTCCTTTCGCCGTCATCGGATACAGGGATCTCTACTCGAGGACCAGTGGAATCCAACAAACCGTCGAATGGTTGCCGCTCGTGGCACTGCTGCTAACCGTATTCGTCATTAACGTCGGAGCCGCTCCACAACTCGTCGGAGAACCCACCGATTTCACGTTCGACGACGAGGTTTCCGACTTCGCGTACACGGACGACGAGATTGAAGGAATCGAGTGGCTCGAACAGCGAGAATCGATCGATCGGACCGATGGAGCGGGAGACGACTCAATCGACGTCTACACCGACACACGCACAAATCAGCTGTTCAGGGCGGTCGTTCCGCCTGATTATTACGAGATAGAGATACACCCGCTCCCGACCTCGACTAACTCCGACCACTCGCTCGACGACGGATACATCGTCATCAGAGAACGCGCGGTCAACGACGACGGCACTATCGGAGAACTCACTGAGCGAGAGCGGGAACGGATTGCAGAGGACGAGTCGACGGAGAAGGTCTTCGACAACGGAGAGATGCAGATCTACGAGTATCGGTCCGACCCGCCACCAGATAGGTGA
- a CDS encoding glycosyltransferase family 2 protein, which yields MSYSEPAVSVVIPFSPEYTPTEMLADAKRSASNQSVSTEIIVVNDREQQGPGAARNIGLERTKNRYVAFLDADDLWAEDKLSRQLTRMQATGAGLCLDAPQMTRDDFVYELFVGGLNEIMSSVVIDTEQVDTRFEERLDRWEDHLFALEASSAGVCFTQDTFRVRYHDTSLSTRNNDPSAYLRNGKLYVSFVFERIPEAKPFLYIFYKHMYFLTGFYHHQRGDYRRAITYFWRSLQIGISPYPIVGLVGSTMFLLGSVVSNVLREPITQIRHRR from the coding sequence ATGAGTTACTCGGAACCAGCGGTCTCCGTCGTTATCCCGTTCAGTCCAGAATATACGCCGACCGAGATGTTAGCAGACGCAAAACGATCCGCATCCAATCAGTCAGTTTCGACAGAGATTATCGTGGTGAACGATCGAGAACAGCAGGGTCCCGGAGCAGCCCGAAACATCGGACTCGAGCGAACGAAAAACCGGTACGTTGCGTTTCTCGACGCGGACGATCTCTGGGCCGAAGACAAGTTGTCGCGCCAGTTAACCCGGATGCAAGCAACCGGCGCAGGACTCTGTCTCGACGCCCCCCAGATGACGCGGGACGATTTCGTCTACGAACTCTTCGTCGGCGGACTCAACGAGATTATGTCCTCCGTTGTTATCGACACCGAACAAGTCGATACGAGGTTCGAAGAACGACTCGATCGGTGGGAAGATCACCTCTTCGCGCTTGAGGCGTCGTCTGCCGGAGTCTGTTTCACGCAGGATACGTTTAGAGTGAGATACCACGATACTAGTCTGTCCACGAGAAATAACGATCCGTCTGCTTATCTTCGAAACGGAAAGCTCTATGTTTCTTTCGTCTTCGAGCGTATCCCTGAAGCGAAACCGTTTCTGTACATATTTTATAAACACATGTACTTTCTTACAGGGTTTTATCATCACCAGCGTGGTGATTACCGCAGGGCGATCACGTACTTTTGGCGATCGCTCCAGATCGGGATCTCTCCGTATCCAATAGTCGGGTTGGTCGGAAGTACGATGTTTCTACTGGGGTCAGTCGTATCTAACGTACTCAGGGAGCCCATTACGCAGATTCGACACCGTAGGTGA
- a CDS encoding right-handed parallel beta-helix repeat-containing protein, which yields MTDNHDYYTPDKGTIDWHTLLNDNFRTIDTDVEIRDTEANLEEYEPKPGSKFFATDTENVFFGNETRWRPASTSGHEPRFSSLESNEVNTVRTPAPEDGVAGINDAIDEPGVTVHLRHGVYEANEQLEIPYDNVTIRGGGHKSPEALTGAVEEPGTTIRREIDDAVVALTGSAVKSVAFLDFHVDGNGDETDGGNVFDLGTYAPYARFENVSCQDVDGHVITGDMIHNFRLFHLTARDLGGYLVRIEQTGNINPSWGTMMNCRVTGVDDERGDGVLDADALHLSTLINCTADETADAAFRIRDGFNNLVLNCGVENARSHGFELGDQSEGLQYDGGVIAACWLRGAGGSEDGLHISNGVNVRFEGNTIQDFGGDDVRIVNGERLDWGQNAIETLTSDVELPFAEGQSVRHDNETEIAHVDFEDRERFVVRTGGPIRFFDASENPALTIGEGRTDLEGTDLRNLAKYADDGEAPDDTLYFDETDEQVEYKDPNGTVHELG from the coding sequence ATGACCGATAATCACGACTACTATACTCCCGACAAGGGAACGATCGACTGGCATACGTTGTTAAACGACAACTTCCGTACGATCGACACTGACGTTGAAATTCGTGATACCGAAGCGAACCTCGAGGAGTACGAGCCGAAGCCCGGTTCGAAATTTTTCGCGACTGACACGGAGAACGTGTTTTTCGGGAACGAGACCCGGTGGCGTCCCGCGTCTACGTCGGGACACGAACCGAGGTTCTCGTCACTCGAAAGTAACGAGGTCAACACGGTACGGACGCCAGCGCCGGAAGATGGTGTCGCGGGGATCAACGATGCGATCGACGAACCGGGAGTCACAGTTCACCTCCGCCACGGCGTCTACGAGGCGAACGAGCAACTCGAGATTCCGTACGACAACGTGACGATTCGGGGGGGCGGACACAAATCGCCCGAAGCGCTGACCGGAGCTGTCGAAGAGCCGGGGACGACTATCCGCCGAGAGATCGACGACGCCGTCGTCGCCCTCACCGGTTCTGCCGTCAAAAGCGTCGCGTTCCTCGACTTCCACGTCGACGGGAACGGTGACGAAACGGACGGCGGGAACGTGTTCGATCTCGGCACCTACGCGCCGTACGCTCGATTCGAGAATGTCTCCTGTCAAGACGTCGACGGACACGTAATCACCGGTGACATGATCCACAACTTTCGGTTGTTTCACCTCACAGCGCGGGATCTCGGCGGCTATCTCGTTCGCATCGAGCAGACGGGGAATATCAACCCGTCGTGGGGAACGATGATGAACTGTCGCGTCACCGGGGTCGACGACGAACGCGGGGACGGCGTTCTCGATGCTGACGCGCTCCACCTCTCGACGCTCATCAACTGTACCGCCGACGAAACGGCCGACGCAGCGTTTCGCATTCGAGACGGGTTCAATAACCTGGTACTCAACTGTGGCGTCGAAAACGCACGCAGCCACGGGTTCGAACTCGGTGATCAATCCGAAGGACTGCAATACGACGGCGGCGTCATCGCCGCGTGTTGGCTTCGGGGCGCCGGCGGTTCAGAGGACGGGCTTCACATCAGTAACGGTGTAAACGTTCGATTCGAAGGCAACACGATTCAGGACTTCGGCGGCGACGACGTCCGGATCGTCAACGGTGAGCGACTCGATTGGGGTCAAAACGCGATCGAGACGCTGACGAGCGACGTGGAGCTCCCGTTCGCCGAGGGACAGTCAGTTCGACACGATAACGAGACCGAGATCGCCCACGTCGACTTCGAGGATCGCGAACGATTTGTCGTTCGAACTGGAGGTCCCATTCGGTTTTTCGATGCGAGCGAGAACCCCGCCCTGACGATTGGCGAGGGACGGACCGATCTCGAGGGGACCGATCTCAGGAACCTCGCAAAGTACGCCGACGACGGCGAGGCCCCGGACGACACGCTGTACTTCGACGAGACAGACGAACAGGTCGAGTACAAAGATCCCAACGGAACCGTCCACGAACTCGGATGA
- a CDS encoding lipid II:glycine glycyltransferase FemX: MKVEHIEQPDRWNQFVTRHSGPVFDLWEWGQLCEHYGHETAYLGATESSELFGVIPLVYMKSQIFGDKLVSMPYSEYGSIVLAAEAPAETTTHLLESVREMSDELSVEFVSLRGRDLDTATTPEFTRKHRFVTFEIPLEDDDPDSAWSALDSSRRGHIRTARENDLTVRTATSVDDLRRYYDLYLDNMQQFGTPPHSFGFFERLWEDLGDTIDVDLVEYNGSLINGQIVLFSEDTCFHWSSVSDHEFRDLQGGSLLLWNSIEQATLEGYSSYSLGRTREGTGVYSFKKSWGGEKVWFDDYHYFPNGTVTLPNPDDEKYDYLSNAWQRLPKRATKWVGPSIRKNISL, from the coding sequence ATGAAGGTCGAACACATCGAACAGCCGGATCGGTGGAACCAATTTGTTACCCGTCACTCGGGCCCGGTATTCGATCTGTGGGAGTGGGGCCAGTTATGTGAGCACTACGGTCACGAAACCGCGTATCTCGGTGCGACTGAGAGTAGCGAACTCTTCGGTGTAATTCCACTCGTCTACATGAAAAGTCAAATATTTGGAGATAAACTCGTCTCGATGCCGTACAGCGAGTACGGATCAATTGTACTGGCCGCTGAGGCGCCAGCGGAGACGACGACCCACTTGCTCGAAAGTGTGCGGGAGATGTCGGATGAATTGAGCGTGGAGTTCGTCAGTCTCCGTGGCCGAGATCTAGATACTGCTACTACGCCCGAATTCACACGAAAGCACCGGTTCGTCACGTTTGAAATCCCGCTCGAAGACGATGATCCCGACAGTGCTTGGAGTGCACTGGACAGTTCTCGTCGAGGACATATCCGGACCGCAAGGGAGAACGACCTTACCGTACGTACAGCGACGTCGGTCGACGATCTACGTCGGTACTACGACCTCTATCTGGACAATATGCAGCAGTTCGGAACGCCGCCGCACTCGTTCGGCTTTTTTGAGCGGCTGTGGGAGGATTTGGGAGACACTATCGACGTTGATCTCGTCGAATACAACGGGTCGCTCATCAACGGGCAGATCGTGCTCTTTTCCGAAGATACCTGTTTCCACTGGAGTTCTGTTTCCGATCACGAGTTCCGTGATCTCCAGGGAGGGAGCCTACTCCTGTGGAATTCGATCGAGCAGGCCACTCTTGAGGGATACTCGAGCTATTCACTCGGTCGAACACGAGAGGGGACCGGGGTTTATTCTTTCAAGAAAAGTTGGGGGGGTGAGAAGGTCTGGTTTGACGATTACCACTACTTCCCAAACGGTACGGTTACTCTGCCGAATCCAGACGACGAGAAGTACGATTATCTCTCGAACGCGTGGCAGAGACTGCCAAAACGAGCAACGAAATGGGTTGGTCCGTCAATTCGGAAGAATATTAGTCTCTAG
- a CDS encoding Gfo/Idh/MocA family protein, whose product MPVRTAVIGCGIAGEIHVDLLDLHPSVDLVALCDTDVDRVRSIEVDSPVTRYADLERMLEDETLDSVHVCTPAQTHAPIATQTLDEGIATLVEKPAAPSTEAVEEMVDAAKRNETPVSVVHDRKFSPEIQNARRKVERGDIGDVVSVTMLYSEPLDLYEPTRGDWVFDLPGAEIGEGLVHQVYLPLAFVDGLGDIACVSKQNFVGYDEPIDFDGVAIEMTDSTGDRLVTTKISTNAVPKHTLEIHGTNGELVVDFRRYGVFVNRDHPFDPTPSTVLLGNVDLAAQLLGNVVRNVLTYGNLLRLRRKGDVRGWANTGHYHQLDAYVRALEAGVQPPVPLQDARDTIRVLEAVESQTGRPLNV is encoded by the coding sequence ATGCCCGTTAGAACGGCTGTTATCGGCTGTGGTATCGCGGGGGAGATCCACGTAGATCTTCTCGACCTCCATCCGTCGGTCGATCTCGTCGCGCTCTGTGATACGGACGTCGACCGAGTGCGATCGATCGAAGTCGATTCCCCGGTCACGAGGTACGCGGACCTCGAGCGGATGCTCGAGGATGAGACGCTCGACTCGGTCCACGTCTGTACTCCGGCCCAAACTCACGCCCCGATAGCGACCCAAACGCTCGACGAGGGTATCGCGACGCTCGTCGAAAAGCCAGCAGCACCGAGCACGGAAGCGGTCGAAGAGATGGTCGACGCCGCAAAGCGTAACGAGACGCCGGTCTCCGTCGTTCACGATCGGAAGTTCTCTCCGGAGATACAAAACGCCCGACGGAAGGTCGAGCGAGGCGATATCGGGGACGTCGTCTCGGTCACGATGCTGTACTCCGAACCGCTAGATCTCTACGAACCGACCCGCGGTGATTGGGTGTTCGATCTTCCCGGCGCGGAGATCGGCGAGGGACTCGTCCACCAGGTGTACCTGCCGCTGGCGTTCGTCGATGGTCTCGGCGACATCGCCTGCGTCTCAAAGCAGAACTTCGTCGGATACGACGAGCCGATCGATTTCGACGGCGTCGCCATCGAGATGACGGACTCTACCGGCGATCGTCTCGTAACGACGAAAATTAGCACGAACGCCGTTCCGAAACACACGCTGGAGATCCACGGGACGAACGGAGAGCTGGTCGTCGACTTCCGTCGGTACGGCGTCTTCGTCAACAGAGACCATCCGTTCGATCCGACACCCAGTACGGTGCTCCTCGGGAACGTGGACCTGGCCGCTCAGCTCCTCGGAAACGTCGTGCGAAACGTCCTCACGTACGGAAATCTGCTTCGACTTCGTCGGAAGGGAGACGTTAGAGGGTGGGCCAACACCGGTCACTACCACCAGCTCGACGCCTACGTCAGGGCACTCGAGGCCGGCGTGCAACCGCCAGTCCCCCTGCAGGATGCCCGTGATACGATACGGGTGCTCGAGGCCGTCGAGTCACAGACCGGACGTCCGCTCAACGTGTAG
- a CDS encoding polysaccharide deacetylase family protein, with amino-acid sequence MKRVEEHRIAIREGGRRVLDRIFRWTGLKRQYRPAGVRCPIVLYHGVSEDPRPWDVTPTQFRRHVEWLSQTFDLLSVSQAIERWRNGTLPPRPAVITFDDGLLSTVEYALPVLEDYEVTATHYIIPGLLGEHFEGEHVMTRDDVVDLQRRDQEIGAHSMTHPDLTTVSHSRARTELDESRRILAEITGDPPHSFAYPSGAFDRNLTTVAARAGFETATTVVASDIVNFRQPFSIPRISIMRTHDLKALKSLVDGDRRWQKVLT; translated from the coding sequence ATGAAACGAGTCGAGGAGCACCGTATCGCTATTCGAGAGGGGGGTCGCAGGGTACTCGACCGTATATTTCGCTGGACGGGTCTGAAACGCCAGTACCGTCCAGCGGGGGTACGCTGTCCGATCGTACTGTATCACGGCGTCAGTGAAGATCCCAGACCGTGGGACGTCACTCCGACTCAGTTTCGTCGTCACGTCGAATGGCTGTCCCAAACGTTCGATTTACTCTCGGTTTCGCAGGCAATAGAGCGCTGGAGAAACGGTACCCTTCCACCACGGCCCGCCGTTATCACCTTTGATGATGGGCTCTTGTCGACGGTCGAATACGCGCTTCCGGTGCTAGAGGATTACGAAGTGACCGCAACCCATTATATCATACCGGGATTACTCGGTGAGCACTTCGAGGGTGAGCACGTTATGACAAGAGATGATGTCGTCGACCTTCAGAGGCGAGACCAGGAAATCGGCGCCCACTCGATGACTCACCCCGATTTGACGACCGTCTCACATTCGCGGGCCCGGACAGAACTCGACGAGTCACGTAGAATCCTCGCAGAGATCACCGGTGACCCACCACACAGTTTTGCGTACCCTTCTGGCGCCTTCGACCGTAATCTCACAACCGTTGCGGCTAGAGCGGGATTCGAGACGGCGACTACAGTCGTCGCCTCAGATATTGTTAATTTCAGACAACCATTTTCGATACCGCGGATATCGATCATGCGCACACACGATCTCAAGGCGCTCAAATCGTTAGTTGACGGGGACAGACGATGGCAAAAAGTATTGACGTAG
- a CDS encoding glycosyltransferase family 2 protein, with product MKDAHKYVLDYLSDELSKKARPAPSFTTLQNIEPLPISVCITTKNNAETIRRCVESVHEWTDEIIVIDSNSQDGTRDICEEYGATVYQREFQSFAQIKMEAVSSATNDWVFILDADEEVPPELRDEIIDSFGTPGVVAFYMEKQEYMLGARTHQYHVKRPYLARKGVLYYKQEYIWERLSVKNDYADQTRVLRNRIDHYRFERASEMEEKIQQYSALEALQTVENGTRNGFGWFFVRGIAVAMDRLVLSKAALDGYRGFFIAFLEFYQLIVAYVKMKDIYRLQEQYPDRWKEIWTIEECQR from the coding sequence ATGAAAGACGCTCATAAATACGTATTAGACTACCTCTCAGATGAACTCTCAAAGAAAGCGAGACCGGCTCCGTCGTTCACAACCCTCCAGAATATAGAACCGTTGCCGATCTCCGTCTGTATTACGACAAAAAACAACGCAGAAACGATTCGGCGATGTGTAGAAAGTGTTCACGAGTGGACAGACGAGATTATTGTCATCGATAGCAACAGCCAGGATGGGACAAGAGACATCTGCGAAGAGTACGGAGCAACCGTCTATCAACGGGAGTTTCAGAGCTTTGCGCAGATCAAGATGGAGGCAGTGTCCAGTGCCACGAACGACTGGGTGTTCATTCTCGACGCTGATGAGGAAGTTCCTCCCGAGCTCAGAGACGAGATCATCGATTCGTTCGGAACGCCGGGCGTAGTCGCATTTTATATGGAAAAACAGGAGTACATGCTGGGTGCTCGAACTCATCAGTATCACGTCAAGCGACCGTATCTCGCGAGGAAAGGCGTGTTGTATTACAAACAGGAATATATTTGGGAACGGCTATCGGTTAAAAACGACTACGCGGATCAAACGAGAGTGCTTCGAAATCGTATCGATCACTACCGGTTTGAGCGGGCGTCCGAGATGGAAGAGAAAATTCAACAGTACAGCGCTCTCGAGGCGCTTCAGACCGTAGAAAACGGAACGCGTAACGGGTTCGGTTGGTTCTTCGTGCGAGGGATCGCAGTCGCCATGGACCGGCTTGTTCTCAGTAAGGCCGCTCTCGACGGATATCGGGGGTTCTTCATTGCATTTTTAGAGTTTTACCAATTGATAGTAGCGTATGTGAAAATGAAGGATATTTATCGACTCCAAGAGCAGTATCCCGATCGATGGAAAGAAATTTGGACGATAGAAGAGTGTCAACGGTAG